In the Topomyia yanbarensis strain Yona2022 chromosome 3, ASM3024719v1, whole genome shotgun sequence genome, one interval contains:
- the LOC131691236 gene encoding uncharacterized protein LOC131691236, with protein sequence MPRPDAICVSNLRSASRVDKAVLTERPDVKIFLPFRFYFYRVEELFAPNTYNKFLVVPGGDHLISLIDEISYVSPPSPMLSQIEDIPPEQFCNGDNRPPDCGQNCMCTHTIDIPLNAIVEIVLVDEVQQDNLSHPFHLHGHYFNVIGMGRSPDTTVKKINLRHALDLDRRGLLNRQFNLPPLKDTIAVPNNGYVVLRFRANNPGYWLFHCHFQFHIVIGMNLVIHIGTQADLPPVPPNFPRCGNHIPPIRFN encoded by the exons ATGCCCCGACCGGACGCTATATGTGTGAGCAATCTGCGTAGTGCAAGCCGAGTGGATAAGGCCGTCCTCACCGAGCGGCCAGATGTGAAGATTTTCCTACCGTTCCGATTCTACTTCTACCGGGTGGAGGAACTGTTCGCGCCCAACACGTACAACAAATTCCTAG TTGTTCCGGGAGGCGATCATCTAATATCACTGATCGATGAAATTTCCTACGTGTCACCACCATCTCCGATGCTTTCCCAGATCGAAGACATCCCACCAGAACAGTTCTGCAACGGCGATAACAGACCTCCAGATTGCGGTCAGAACTGCATGTGCACCCACACGATTGACATCCCGCTGAATGCGATCGTAGAAATTGTCCTTGTAGATGAAG TCCAACAAGACAATCTAAGCCATCCGTTCCATCTGCACGGTCACTATTTCAACGTAATCGGTATGGGCCGATCGCCCGACACCACCGTGAAAAAGATCAATCTGCGCCATGCTCTCGATCTCGATCGACGTGGTCTACTGAATCGGCAGTTCAATCTTCCCCCGCTGAAGGACACCATCGCTGTCCCGAACAACGGCTACGTCGTGCTGCGGTTTAGAGCCAACAATCCAG GCTATTGGTTGTTCCATTGTCACTTCCAGTTCCACATCGTGATCGGCATGAATCTGGTCATCCACATCGGCACGCAGGCCGATCTACCTCCAGTGCCACCAAACTTCCCACGATGCGGAAACCACATACCTCCCATTCGGTTCAACTGA